A region from the Peromyscus maniculatus bairdii isolate BWxNUB_F1_BW_parent chromosome 5, HU_Pman_BW_mat_3.1, whole genome shotgun sequence genome encodes:
- the Id4 gene encoding DNA-binding protein inhibitor ID-4 gives MKAVSPVRPSGRKAPSGCGGGELALRCLAEHGHSLGGSAAAAAAAAAARCKAAEAAADEPALCLQCDMNDCYSRLRRLVPTIPPNKKVSKVEILQHVIDYILDLQLALETHPALLRQPPPPAPPLHPTGACPVAPPRTPLTALNTDPAGAVNKQSDSILCR, from the exons ATGAAGGCGGTGAGCCCGGTGCGCCCCTCGGGCCGAAAGGCGCCGTCGGGCTGCGGCGGCGGGGAGCTGGCGCTACGCTGCCTGGCCGAGCATGGCCACAGCCTGGGTGGCTCGgcggccgctgccgccgccgccgcggcagCTCGCTGCAAAGCGGCCGAGGCGGCGGCCGACGAGCCGGCGCTGTGCCTGCAGTGTGATATGAACGACTGCTACAGCCGCCTGCGGAGGCTCGTGCCCACCATCCCGCCCAACAAGAAAGTCAGCAAAGTGGAGATCCTGCAGCACGTTATCGACTACATCCTGGACCTGCAGCTGGCGCTGGAGACGCACCCTGCTCTGCTGAGACAGCCGCCACCGCCCGCGCCACCGCTCCACCCGACCGGGGCTTGTCCGGTCGCGCCGCCGCGGACCCCGCTCACCGCGCTCAACACTGACCCG GCCGGCGCCGTGAACAAGCAGAGCGACAGCATTCTGTGCCGCTGA